aaaaaaaaaaaaaaaagccacagcaGTTCCTTCCTTTGCTAGCTCTGAGGTCAAATTTCCTGTCCTCTGAATCCAACATCACCCCAGAGATACACACGTGGACAACAACTGGACAAGGATGCTTATGTGTAGAAAGAGGCCTGGGAATTGAGTTGGGTTGTAAGAACAGATACCATGTTGAGAGGTGGAGTGGGAAGGAacaggtgggggaagagagagggaaatcacATAAGCTTCAGTACTTTGGGGAAAGGTGGAGCACGAGCTGTAACCAGAAGCCATGCAGAGCGTGAAAAGAGAGGGTATTTTCTAGAAAAGTTTAGATCTGGATTGCCTCTCAGGACACAGACACAGTCTCTCTCTGGAGAACAGACCTACCTGTCTGAGCAGAGGCAGTCCTAAAGGAAACCACCACCTCAGTTAATCAAACAACGAAAAAGGCGAGAGGTTTGGGGACGGCGGAAATGGAAAGCACCCAAGCAGAAGTGAAGTGTGATGTGTTACTTCTGAAAGCTGGTTCCGGGTGTGTGCAGGAGCTGGCGTGTCAGTGTCAGGCGAGCCCACGCAACGGCACCACTGCTTGTAGGCATCTGTCATGAGACAAATACAAACTCACCTTAACTAAGCCACATGCACCAATGAACAAGGTCGTAAATCAACAGATACTGCTGAATGCTCAATTTTAAGACAACTTTCTTCTTTCGGTGATATTCAGAGCCAGATTTTTAGTGGTTGGGGAAGAGAGTAGTAAAATTGCTTGGCATTCTTAGATCACTTAAAGGGATTGTTTTGcagcaaaaatgaagtattgatagCAGACAGATGCCTGATATGAAAATCTAACTTTATGAAGCATTATGGATATTGATTAGAGGGGAAATTAAACATAGCCTCTGTACTTACATGGGAGGTTAGCATGTCCCCTGAGTACTCCCAGGATAGCACACTTTGCCTTCCTCGAACAGGTGTTTGGTCACCATCAGCTGGAATTGCATTTGGAGAACAGTGATAAGTACTCAGGTACTAAAGGCACCagtaaaatgtcaataaattgCATAAGTAAGAAGCTTTGCCATTCTGCAAATGACACGAAGACAGATGGTTCCCCATCAAAGAGTTTCTGAGACAAGCTTTATATAGATAGGAGACTGGAATGAGGCCGTAAGGAGAGACTTTGTTCTTGTGATCAGGATGCTAAATTAATTGAGCTTGGCCAACTCTTGGAGCTTCATCTGTTACATTAAGAGCTGAGAAGGTGGCTGTCAAGATGTGCTGGGATGTTTACAACTTTGTCGCCTGTGCCTCTACCCCCTAGAGTTCTAACCTCCTGGATCTTTTGTGTGGAATCCAAGTCTACTCAATGTGACAGTTTTTATCATTTGGACAGCCAGCTGATATGAAAAGTTCTATAGCCTTTACAATAGAACCTCATGATTCCTCACTGGTGTTCTACTGGACATGGCTTCCTGGGCATTTGAGTCCTGATTTGGAATGATGCTGTCAGAGCCATAGGGGACCCTGGGAGTAATCTGGTAGAGCTGttgccccctctcccctccccccacaaaggAAGACCCTGAGGTCCATGGAAGTTAAATGCATTCTTTGCTCAATATCTCATACCAGTGGCAATGTGACGTCCAGGTCCTTAGACTCCCAGTCTAGTGCTCATGCTCTTGAACCCTACAGCCAAAGATGTtactcctgtctttttttttttttaatattttacttatttatttgacagagagagagggagagatcacaagtaggcagagaggcaggcagagagagagggggaagcaggctccctgctgagcagagagccccatgcagggctcgatcccaggaccctgagatcatgacctgagccgaaggcagaagcttaacccactgagccacccaggcaccccagatgttACTCTTGTCTTTATGCTTCTGGACCATTAGTCTTGTCTTGATATTGATCTGATTCTTTGACCAATATGCCTGGTTAAAGTGGGAAGTTTCCATTGAGGCAATTCTGCCTAATGGTGAGGGCAGCTCACCTACTTACCTGGTACTGTGCTATACACTTCCGACCTGGAACCCCATTTGGTCTTTGCAGTAACCCCATAAGGTAGTCAGTATTATcattattcactttaaaaaaaaaaaagtgtagctcTAAGGGATTAAATAATTCCTCCTAGTGTGTTAGTAAGAGGCAGAGCCAAGATTGGAACCCCTAGTCTGTCTGACCCAAAAGCTTTGCTTCTCACCACTGGGCTACCTTTGCTCTAATGGTAACTTGGTATCTGCTGTCCCCAAAGCAAAGCTCTCACTCAGAGCTCTCCTGCTTTTTTAGGAATGTCAGCTGAGTGCAAAATCAGGAGTCCCTGCTTTGAAATGCCCTGGTTTGGGGGTTGTCATCCCTGGTCGTCTCTGTTCTCGAAACAGCTGCAGCAGCAGTGAGCTGTCTCTTTCGAGCACGTGCAGCGAGTACTCCAGTGGCTCCTCCTACACGTGGCATGATGGGAAGAACCTCAGGAAAAGGGTAAGGCCTCCTTTCAAGACACTTGAGCATCAGAGCAAGCCAGAAAAGAACCCTCTTCCGGTTGCAAGGTGGAAGGTGGGTAGAGGGCTCAAAAAAGAATGCCCATTTGCTGAGAACCTGTTCATTCACTCCCCACAAAACTAGACACGGGGATCTCATTTCCTCCATTATATGGGAGAGGAAGCCTGTTCAAAAAGGTTAAATCGCTTGCcacaagtcacacagcaagtgaggATTGGAGGGATGATTTGACCCAAATGACTTGGATGGCATGGGAGGGAGTTTGAGGGAGGAAGAATTTTCCTTCTGTGCTTTGCTGGAGCCCACCAAACGCCTAGATTTATGTCCAGTTGGAACCTAGAGCCCCGGCCTAATGGAACTGACTACACTTCAGACCAACTCAGACATTTCCAATTAGTTTTATGGACACCCTCTATCACTGTGACACTCAGAGAGACTTGTTAATGTCCACCACAAATGAGAGCGAATGAGGCCACTTGCCAAGCCAACCAAGACAGAGCATCCCTTGAGAACTCAAAGAGAATCCCCCCCACCAGACAATAGGGAGGGTGGTACATCAACTCAGAATAAATGACCAAAACTTTTGAAAGTATCATTAGCTTTGTCGGAATTTACTACTCAAGCATAGCATGTATTATATTGACCTCCTTTACTCAATTTTATAGCCTCATAAAACACTAATTGACTATAAATTGGAGGGTGGTATGGCAGAGAAAGTACCGTGGTAGGTGACAGGGACCATGGCTTCCGGGTTATTAACTAAGTCCTGCTGTTCCACGGCTCCCATCTGTAAAGGGGACCCACACAACCGTAGATTCCTTCAAGCTCTGAACAAACATCTTTGGACACTGGGGAAAGCCAAGTGTTTGGAATAGCTATCTTTGCAGCTTCCTGATATTGAAGAAAAGCAGAGTACACAAGCATGGAAACCTTGAATCAGAAGGTTTGGAGGTCATTTTTCTATCATTCGTGTAAACTCCATTTACGATTTGGAAGCATAGAAACCAGGAGGACTCTGTAACTGGCAGAGAATAGTAGTGAGGGGGTAGCTTTGTTATTCTCTGAacaagaaattggaaaaaaatttcgAACTTGAATTCAGAGCTTATTCCCTTGGACTCAGCCTCCTGATACAAAGTATGTATATTATTAGAGTTGTTCCTTCTGAGCAGATGTTCGAAGTTCTGAATAATGATTGCTAGGGCTTGGCTCTTAACACACTGGGAAGCCCAGTCAGGGATGTTCGAGTCTTTGTGATTATAACTGGCTTCATGGCCGCTGCTCTCCTCTCTTGGTGTATCCCCTTTCCTCCGctccttctcagagcctttatcTTGTGTTTCTTTGCCTtgctttgactttcttttctttctttcttttttttttctgaaattctccTAATTTGAATAATCCTTGATCTTAAAAGGAAACCTCTTCCCTGAAAACgagaaattaagtttttattcacTTCGTGCACACTCAGGTTACCGTGATCTCGAGATGTTATAGGGAAAAGTCCTAGTTCTCAAGGACCCAGCAAACTGGATCCACTCCCGTAGAggcatttacatttatattatttcaggAACATCTACAGTGCTCACCATGTGCCACATACTTATTTAGTATTCACTTACATAATAAACTCATAGAATATGAACTTGAAGGGGACTACAATATTAACTTACAGGATAATAAATATATGACCAATGGTTCTTCTATAattcacaagtatttttttttttaatattgttctttatggaaacagaaaggaagccTGCAGGAGATACATTAGGCTGCCCTACTTGGAGGAATCTGGGTCTAAGTCACAAGTACTTACCTGACCCACGCAGCCTTAAAAGTATTTCACAAGTATTAGCTCATTCAGTGCTCGTAAGAACCTAGTTAAATAGATTCTCCTAGTCCCCtattatacagatgagaaaatggaggtgcTAAGAACTAAGTAGCCAGCCAAAGATCTCATAGCtggtaagtagcagagctggCTAGTTGGTTCCAGAATCACCCTCGCCATTCTGCTCTGGTGGCTTTGTTAAATCAGCCATGTTTGGAATAGATTTGTTATATTAAGACAAAGAAtgtcctttaaaacaaaacacaaaaaacaaacaaagaaacaaaacctgtgTAGAACTGTAGTTGACCAGTCCAGAAATAAGAAAGGACTTTGGGCATCAAACCCAGGCCACTGCTTTCCCAGGAGCACCCTTCAGCTAATTTCATCGCTCCCCGGAATAGCCGTTTTCCAAGCAAAGCCTGAAGCTGCCTATGGAAATGCCAGCTCCTGCCGCCATCTCTCCTACAGGGGAttcatgcctttttatttttttttttttttttcaattttccagaGTGTTCCAAACTTTTCCCAGGTTATTAGATACCATAACATCCTGTGGAAAACTGATTGAGGAATGTGACTAATCTCACAGGATGGAGAGCCTGGGGCCGTGGGAGGTTTGCAGCCACTGGCCCTAGGATGAATCAGACCACAGGGGCAACAGGCTGTGAAGAGGCAGCAGGAGGCAGGCTGAGCACATCTTCCACGGGTTGAACAAATCTGCCTTTTTCAAGCTCTTACAGGGTACTTTTGCTGGCTCCTCTTCTTATTGTGAATGTGCTCTCAGGATCATGAAAATTCTTAGAAATCCTAACAGTGGCAGCCTGCCCACATTGGTCCTTAATACCCAGACTCACTAACAGGATTTCTCCTGATGtccaaaaaagtttttaatggtgtaaaggaaaagagaggaaaggggaagcatCACCAAACAACATTTATCCACAGCAACTTCTGACCCTGGagaattttctgaagaaaatatatcatttgacttaaaaacaataaacatagataaaaaacaaataaacaccaTATGTTATTCTGATAGCAAGTGTCATTTTAACAGAAATGTCTTAGATGCAAACAGATGTTCAACacttacaaaaaaaaaccaaggctCCAATGTAATTTTCTGACACTTTTCAACCTCTGCATAGGAGCACATGATCTGTGCTCAGTTATGGGACAGGGGCAGCTGGTGTAGAGATGCCAAAGGGGGTTGTGCTCTAAGCCAGGATGGGTGCAGAGCACACATCTAAAACCACCAGATTCACTCACCCAAGTTCTTCACCATTAATCatatagccttaaaaaaaaaaaaaaaaagaagaagaagacgacgacgACGATGACTGAGGTCAGTGCCCAAATCCCACTGATTTCCCGGAGTCTTAGTCTGTGATTAACCTCTGCGGGTTCCATTTAGGAGAGGGATGTGAGGATAACCTACAATCTCTATTATGACACTGACTAATATAGAGGAGAGAATGGAGGTTGAGTTTGGCTCCAGTAACCTGGCAGCGCCTACAGGCATGCAGGCTCCAGAGCCAACCTGCAGCCTGGGTGCAAATCGCCACACCACTGCTTTGGAGCTGAGTCATAGGAAGAACCTGGGCAACCAGGGCAGAAAGCATTGTTCCAACTCTTCCTTAACTGTGCGATCTCCAACAGACTAACCATGCTGCCTCTCAGTTTCCTCCCTAGTAAAACAGGGTTGATAATGTCTTCCTCACGGTGTTGTTCTGAATATTAAATCAAAGCCCTGTTCCAGTGGTTGCTACGCAGCAGACGCTTGGGAAATGCTagctttctccttctgccccaccacTTCTTATTAGCAGTACTATGAAAAAAAGGAAGGTCTGGGCAGGAtataatgctttttctgtgttgtttcttgGTCAAAACTAGCCCTGGTATTTGGAATGGTATGAGGAACAGGAAATTGACCTTTCTTGGTGAATCATTACCATAGGGTTCTAACAGCTAAGGAACATCCCACTGTTAGATATATATGTAAGTGTCTCACAGATGTTCCCCTTTGACCAAATAAAGTCCTGAAGTCACAGAAGTATCAAACCTTAAAGTGGAAGGGACCATAGAGATAGGGACCAACTTGCTTTTCCATTTGCCCTCTCTACCTCTCAGAAACACTATACGGTGAGGCCGTATCTGGTTATTTCCTAAGTGTACCTTGAACCTATCTTCATGATTCAGGTCTTTGCCACCCCACTTCTACCCAGAAATCATTTCCCCCATTTATCAACTAAGACAAACTTACCCTTCATCAAGTGCTAGGTaggttttaaaaaaccaaaatcaaaacaaagcaaaaaactcCTTATATGCATTTCATGGTTTTTCTTAGCAGAGGTTTGATTTCTCTCCTCTGAATTTCTGGAGTTCCTACTACATTTGTATTGGTcaattataaaacacaaatacacTTGGGTATTGCTCCCTTGACTTCTGGCTATTTGCGCTCCGTCTCCTCTCCCCTGCTGATCCCCATGCTCCTCAAGGACAGGCTCCTTACCTACCACTTCCTTATACCGTGGGTTCCTTAGCTCAGAAGCTGGCAAAACAGAGATTGGCTACATTGTTAATGATTAATTTGCATTAAATAATTAAAGTGTGCATTTATAGATGAACACTTAACTGCTAGAATCAAGTCTAATGACAGACTTTTCCTTTTTACAGTTGTGATCCACGTGGTTCAGTGATTTCTGATACCTACTTTTCTTTCCTAGAAATCATCACAAAACTGGGATAAAAGGCTAAGTATTGACTCTTCACTCCCGAGTGGCTTTGCTAGTCCTACAGATGAACTACCTCCAGCTCGTATCAAGGAAAGTCACATTTTGGAAGGACTGAGAAAGCTACAGAAGCGAAAAGTGCTACTTGAACCCCCATCGGTGATAACCAAATGGGGTTATAAAGATTGCATGAACTCCAATGAAGGGATATATTCTCCAGGAATTAAGAGCAGCAGCCTCAAGGACTATCCCCCCTGCAAACCAGCTGACAGGAGGAGTCCCTGCAAGGAGCCCCACGAGACATTTGTTTATGACACAGATTCCCACGATGATGCCGATGAGGACTCTTCCTCCTTACCCTTGCTCCAGGCAGCTCCAAGCCGGGGCTGCAGGCTGCACAGTCGTAAATTAACCCACAGTGTTTCTGACAGCCTATTTGGCTGGGACCCGAATAGAAAACACTTTTCAGAAGGCACATCTTCAGTTTACCCAAGGGAAAGGCCTGAAAAGCTGGCCAGTTGTGCCAGCAACTGCCCCTTGGAGAGGAAGCTGTGCCCGCATGCACAGACGCCTCAGGtacggagagagagggagccgtGTGACCCTGGTTCTGGCCATGTGGCTCTCAGTCTCCAGCTTTCAGACACCGATGACAATGAAGCCCTCGACGAGTTGCACATAGGTAGCAGTAACGAGAAAAACCCTTCAGACTTGTCACTGACTGTCGACACTGACAAGTCCATGGAGAATCTGGACATCCTCATGGGATTTGGAAAATCTCAACATGGGTCTcctgaagaggaggaaaaacaagTGCCCATCTCCTTAGAGAGTCGGCCAAAGACATTTAGCTTCATTAAGCAGCAGAGGGTTGTAAAAAGGACTTCTTCAGAAGAATGCATTACTGTCATCTTTGATGCCGAAGACGGCGAGCCCATTGAATTCAGCTCTCACCAGACAGGCATTGTCACTGTTACCAGAAATGAGATTTCCATCAACCAAGCCCCTACTGGACCCAAGGCAGAACACACTGAACTTTCACCTCAGGGAATTGCTCATTTACAGCCGGGAGCTACTGCAAGAGACTACACTTTCCTAAAGAGACCTgaagaggaaaccaagaaaaaCATTCCAAAAGGTGACATAGATAACATTGCGGTGGCCCGCAATGGTTCCTTCAGCCCCAGGACAGTAACACAAAGTCCTCAGCGACAAAGACCGGGCAAACCAACATTGAATTTGTCATGCCAGAGTAGTTCTAGGTCTTCGGTGTCCATGGGTATCTATCAAAAGCAGAGTCTGACAAAAGTCCCTGCCAGGGGCAAGGCTTCACCTCAGAAGTCAAAAATAATGGAGCCTGAAGCCTCAGCAAGAGTCCCCTCCTCTGGCCCCATGTCTCTTGAAAAATCTCCAGCCTTAGCTCCCGGGAAACTCTCACGATATAAGAAGACTGAGGGCCCAGCACCCCTTTTTGATTTACATACGGATTCACACATTCCAAAACACCCCAGCCAACTGCCTCATGGCTCCAAAATGTCCAGCAGAAAGGACTGGGTCCCGTGCTCCAAGAGTCAGATTCCAGCGTCACAGTTGCTGCCAAGGTCCCTCACTGAGCCTAGTGATAATGGAGAATCCCCGACGAGGGACAAACATTGTGACTCTGGGCCAGAGGCAGGGGTGAAGtcaccttctcccccaccccctccagacaggtcaggctcccttcttGTCAGGCCCAGTTACGACTATTTGCCACCACCCTCATCAGCCAAGCCTGAAACCAGGGTCCCCAGTGAAGCAGCAAGGACTATGTACAAATCCCCCCCTCTAAAAGGACCCTCTGCtcctattatttcttctaatcAGATCCTGGCAGAAGTGCCGGGGAAGAAACCTTCTGTGGCCTTCAGAAAGCCTATCTTCActcaccctccaccctccacagAAACAGTGATTCAAACCAGATGTTCCGCACATACCCCCTCTAGCTCCTTTGTTGTGATGGCCCCAGGGCCCCCAAAGGTCTCCCCAAAGAGAGGTGTCCCCAAAACTCCGCCTCACCAAATGCTTGGGACCACACAAATGGACACTGGGTTACGGACTCCCAAGAATTGTCCTTCAGCCCATGAGCCACTGGAAATCCTGTCCCCCAAAAGTGTGTCTCCAGGAAGAAAAGGACAGCTGAATGACTGTGTCCCCACATCACCTAAGCCTTCCTTCTTAGGGGTGAATGAGGCACCATCATCTCAGGTTAGCAGTCACTCATCATCACCGTCTTCCAAAAGCCATAACACCCCATATGGTTGTCCAAACGCTCATGAGAAAGGCCTGAAAACTCGCCTCCCAGTTGGGCTCAAGGTTCTCATGAAGTCTCCCCAGTTACTCAGGAAAAGTTCCACGGTGCCAGGGAAACATGAAAAAGACAGTCTGAATGAAGCCTCTAAAAGTTCTGTGGCTGGGAACAAGTCTAAGCCCGAGGACGCCGGGAATCCAGTGAGCCTGGAGACCATAACGGATGAAAGAAATGTGACTCCACTGGGTTTTCAGGCACAAGACAGGCTGCCTGAAGGGATTCCCCTGGATACAGCAATGCCAGAGTCATTAGAAAACAGCATCCCTGGGGCTGATGGAAAAGATGGGGTAGAAAACAAGTCTGTGAAAAGATCCCTCTCCTCCAGTAAGCCACACCTAAAACCAGCCCTAGGCATGAATGGGGCCAAAGCCCGCAGTCAGAGTTTCAGCACTTACTCAGGAGACAAGCCCCCTACACCCCCCGTGGAAGGGCCCGGCAAAGTTCGAACTCAGATTATCACCAACACTGCTGAGAGAGGCAATTCCCTCACCCGGCAGAGTTCCTCCACGGAAGGCTTGCCCAAGACCCCTTCTGCCCCCATGTCTGATGGTCTTCCCGGGGCTGGGAGGCCTCTGGGGCATCCCTCCTCCAGGCAAGGCTCCCCCAGGAGTACAGGCAGCTCCAGCAGCCAGCATGGGAGCCCAAGCAAGTTGCCTTTGAGAGTCCCTCCCAAATCCGAAGAGCTCCCCACCCCATGTGGAATGGAAGATGAGCAGGGTTACCCCGAGGGAGGGGACAGTGAGGCTGTCCCTGAGGAAGCAAGCAGTGACCACCACAGATATCCACCCGCCCCAACACACTGCCCACAAGCCCTGCAGAACCCTGGGAGGACACAGCATCCGACCAATTTTGAACCGAGCAGGACATCCAAGCTAGAGACTTCTGGAAGGTGTCCAGATACTTCTACAACCAAGACTGGCGCTGTGAGCCCTGAAGCCCCCCTCTCACCTACAATTGAAGAAAAGGTCATGTTGTGCATTCAGGAAAATGTGGAAAAGGGCCAAGTGCAAACAAAGTCCCCCTCTGTGGAAGCAAAGCCAAAGCCCGGGCCTTCTTTTGCCAGCTGGCTTGGTTTTCGGAGTAGACTTCCAGCTCTCAGTAGCAGGAAGATGGATGTCTCCAAaaccaaagtggaaaaaaaagatgcaaaaggtTTGGGGTTTGgaaataaacaactaaaattggaaaagaaaaaagagaaaaagaagcctGAGCTGCAGcgtaaaatagaaaatgaacttACCAGGAACACCAAGGTGGCGGAGAGTCCAGACAGTAGTTTACGAAGCAAAAATGATCTGAAAACACCGCAAGGCATTTATGACCAAATGAAGTTTGGACCAAGAAATAGACCCAGCCCTGTTACATGTTCTACTAAAGATACGTTTATGACGGAACTTTTGAACAGGTAACGTGTTGGCGAAGGGAGGGTGTGAAATGTCAGGGGGCTCCCCCCACAGAAACAAGGAGAGTTATTGACTTCCGACCCAGTAAACCCCAGTCAAGCATGTTTTCATACAAGCAGAAATGCAGAATAGCAGCCTTTTCTACATTAGCCAGaatttaaacaatgaaataaaagttagcaataaaatgataatttagtCCATGTTACTTTGTTAACCAAACCAGTGGTCTTTGAAATTAAAGAATGGGAAGTTTTATCAAGGTTGATAGAAATTCAACCTATACTGGAACTGTGAATGTACTCACATGgcatgaaatggaagaaattatacatacattttaaggTATGCCGACCTCATTGATTGTACCAAGCAAACGTATACTTAGAAACGTTGCAGAGGTAATTACATTTCCCGCTGATCTTAAGCCAGACTTGTGTTTAGCAATCACTCTTCAGTGGCTTTTAttttgctccctcctccccccacctcacaagcagttaaaaaaataaaaataaaataaattttgtcaaATCTAAACTGACACACTACTGGAATGTCAGATGAAGATTTGATCAAGGCCACTGACAAACATTTATCACTCAAAGGTTTAAAGACAAAGAGATACAAAGAGGTACTTTAAACATTAAAGGATTGGGAAAAGTAGTGATTGAAGAAGAGCAATGTAATTTATCAGAGGAATCACTTTCTACCTGCAGAGTTGATAAGAAAGCAGCTCAACAGACAGAAAGTGGATCAAATAATGTTTCCTGCAGGAGTGTGTTAAAGGGCAGCTCCCAGGGCTCCTGTCTCACCAGCAGCTCTGCAAGCACTCAAGGAAACcacaagaaaaacatcaaaaccAAGGCCGATGTGGAAATACCGAAAGGCTCCCTGGTAAGTGCTCTACCCATCCTGGTTCCGAAGTGAACCTGCCTGGGTTCTTTCTACCTTTGCTGATGGAAATGAATGAGCAAGAGATTGGGAAGGGtaggaaagttctggaaaaaggagagaaagctgGTAACGGCTTCCCGCAGAGAGGT
Above is a genomic segment from Lutra lutra chromosome 3, mLutLut1.2, whole genome shotgun sequence containing:
- the NCKAP5 gene encoding LOW QUALITY PROTEIN: nck-associated protein 5 (The sequence of the model RefSeq protein was modified relative to this genomic sequence to represent the inferred CDS: inserted 1 base in 1 codon); this translates as MEGKRQLEKRDFGKRLSLDSSLVEYMDSNKYIEHLLTQLEEQHRNLWREKLAVARLQREVAQRGSEGAMHEKLMHELEEERHLRLQSEKRLQEVTLESERNRIQMRGLQQQFSRMEETVRNLLKSQGPPEQKKEETVNIMVYQEKLSEEERKHKETLEGLHMVVDEDSRSESSSADEGKENTKFLLERLKALEAENSALALENENQREQYERCLDEVANQVVQALLTQKDLREECVKLKTRVFDLEQQNRTLSILFQQRIRPTSDLLLQKLHSRILDLSSGDLLSDMERSRSLTQSRTDVEMHECQLSAKSGVPALKCPGLGVVIPGRLCSRNSCSSSELSLSSTCSEYSSGSSYTWHDGKNLRKRKSSQNWDKRLSIDSSLPSGFASPTDELPPARIKESHILEGLRKLQKRKVLLEPPSVITKWGYKDCMNSNEGIYSPGIKSSSLKDYPPCKPADRRSPCKEPHETFVYDTDSHDDADEDSSSLPLLQAAPSRGCRLHSRKLTHSVSDSLFGWDPNRKHFSEGTSSVYPRERPEKLASCASNCPLERKLCPHAQTPQVRREREPCDPGSGHVALSLQLSDTDDNEALDELHIGSSNEKNPSDLSLTVDTDKSMENLDILMGFGKSQHGSPEEEEKQVPISLESRPKTFSFIKQQRVVKRTSSEECITVIFDAEDGEPIEFSSHQTGIVTVTRNEISINQAPTGPKAEHTELSPQGIAHLQPGATARDYTFLKRPEEETKKNIPKGDIDNIAVARNGSFSPRTVTQSPQRQRPGKPTLNLSCQSSSRSSVSMGIYQKQSLTKVPARGKASPQKSKIMEPEASARVPSSGPMSLEKSPALAPGKLSRYKKTEGPAPLFDLHTDSHIPKHPSQLPHGSKMSSRKDWVPCSKSQIPASQLLPRSLTEPSDNGESPTRDKHCDSGPEAGVKSPSPPPPPDRSGSLLVRPSYDYLPPPSSAKPETRVPSEAARTMYKSPPLKGPSAPIISSNQILAEVPGKKPSVAFRKPIFTHPPPSTETVIQTRCSAHTPSSSFVVMAPGPPKVSPKRGVPKTPPHQMLGTTQMDTGLRTPKNCPSAHEPLEILSPKSVSPGRKGQLNDCVPTSPKPSFLGVNEAPSSQVSSHSSSPSSKSHNTPYGCPNAHEKGLKTRLPVGLKVLMKSPQLLRKSSTVPGKHEKDSLNEASKSSVAGNKSKPEDAGNPVSLETITDERNVTPLGFQAQDRLPEGIPLDTAMPESLENSIPGADGKDGVENKSVKRSLSSSKPHLKPALGMNGAKARSQSFSTYSGDKPPTPPVEGPGKVRTQIITNTAERGNSLTRQSSSTEGLPKTPSAPMSDGLPGAGRPLGHPSSRQGSPRSTGSSSSQHGSPSKLPLRVPPKSEELPTPCGMEDEQGYPEGGDSEAVPEEASSDHHRYPPAPTHCPQALQNPGRTQHPTNFEPSRTSKLETSGRCPDTSTTKTGAVSPEAPLSPTIEEKVMLCIQENVEKGQVQTKSPSVEAKPKPGPSFASWLGFRSRLPALSSRKMDVSKTKVEKKDAKGLGFGNKQLKLEKKKEKKKPELQRKIENELTRNTKVAESPDSSLRSKNDLKTPQGIYDQMKFGPRNRPSPVTCSTKDTFMTELLNRVDKKAAQQTESGSNNVSCRSVLKGSSQGSCLTSSSASTQGNHKKNIKTKADVEIPKGSLIKEASVSLQEDEDTVADSTFQSHIIESNCLMRTLDSGIGTFPLPDSGNRSTGRYLCHPDFPEDTEPILSLQPALCATSSIRAQTLEREVPSSADSQASADNAIVHSTSDPIMTARAIQPLESHXPKPASSGKINSQKQNEAEPRPQTCSSFEYAENTITSEQLPDWGGEGPTAETQKLKQVEETKEDPENRLSKISLESFNKYNSKTMILLEREKNSLNKFEGQKEEKEKNEEASLSSSDRPGVDNLESLSDSLYDSFSSCASQGSNDV